The nucleotide sequence CAGGTTGCTTTCCGATACGACAGTGGCAATCGACCAAGCAGGGATCATGACCAGCTTGCTGGTGATGATCGTCCTCCCCTCCCTTGTGGGGATGTTGGTCACCCAAACCATGCCCAAGGTTGCAAAGGAAGCCGTACTCTATCTCAGTCCTGTTACCAAGGTTTTGCTTATTGCAGTGGTAATAATTCATGTAGGAGCGCTTTCTGGTTCACTCTCCTTTTTCTGGATTTATATCCCACTCATCCTGATGAACCTCTTTGTCATTGCCTTGGGATTCCTTCTTGTTTATGTACTCGCTAGGTATGTCCTAAAGGTGGATCGCCCCAGCCTTGTCAGTATGACGTTCACGGGAGGGATGAGGAACATCAGTGCAGCTTTGGTACTTGCTACCACGTTTTTTCCTCCACTTGCAGCCCTTCCTGTCATTTTGGGAATCCTCTTCCAACAGACGTTCGTAGGGTTGCTGGGGGGGGATGCTGTTTGCAAACAGGAATAGCAATGCTCCTTCTTAATCTATACTCATAGAGATATTCACGTAAATCACTTTCCTTGTTTTGTCTTTTGACTTTCGATGTATAGGAAATCGGGTTCCATATCTATTTCATGATAAAATCGTGCTAAAAAATGACTATTCAGTTATTGCGGATTTTGAAATCGGTGTCACACTATGAGTAAAGGAAGTTGTGACAGTAGTTTTGCTGTTTGCCCTGGTGTTCTGCCAGGTACAGATAGGTTCCGGGTTTTCCCGGAGAAGATTTCTCAAAAGGAGTGTTTTGTTATGAAGAAAACGTTGTTGTTTGTACTCATCATGACCATGGCCCTTGGTGCAATGTTCGCCCAGGGCACCAAGGAAGCAGCCCCAGCTGGTGAAAAAGAGATTGTCATTCTCGGAAAGAGTATGGGAAATGGGTTCTTTGATGCAGTATTCAAAGGTAGTGAAGAAGCTGCCGCTGAGCTTGGCGGGATCAAGACGACCTATATGGCCCCTCCCCAGGCTACTGCAGAGGGACAGATTGAAATCATCGAGACCTTGATCGCACAGAGAGTTGATGGTATTGCCATCAGCGCAAACGATGCAGATGCATTGATTCCTGTCGCCAAGAAAGCAATGGCAGCCGGTATCAAGGTCATCAGTTATGACTCTGGTATTAACCCAGGTGGACGTATTGTTGACCTTTTGCCCAGTAACCCTGAGCTCATTGGACGCCAGCAGATTCAGCTTGCTGCTGAACTGACTGACTACAAGGGTGATGTTGCTGTCCTTTCCGCTTCTGCTCAGGCTACCAACCAGAATCTTTGGATTGAGTGGATGAAGGAAGAGATCAAGGAAGCTGACTATTCCAACATGAAGCTTGTTGAAGTCGTCTATGGTGATGATGCTCCTGATAAGAGCTATCGTGAAGCTGTTTCCTTGATGCAGAAGTATCCCAACCTGAAGGCTATCATTTGCCCGACCACTGTTGGTCTGCTCGCAACAGCACAGGCTGTCAAGGACGCTGGAAAGAGTGGCGTTGTTGAAGTAACCGGTCTTGGTCTTCCTTCAGAGATGAAGGGCTACATCCTCGACGGCACTTGCCGCCAGATGGCTCTCTGGAATCCGATTGACCTTGGATACAGTTCCACCTACATCTTGAATGGTCTTATTGAAGGTACCATCGACGGAGCAACTGGAGAAGAGATTCCTGCCGGTCGCATGGGCTCAATTAAGGTCGAAGAGAACGGTATTGCCTTCATGAGTACTCCATATGTATTCAACAAGGACAACATCGAGAAGTTCGCAGAGATTTATTAATCGAATCACACCTGGCTCCTGCTTCCTTTCGGAAGTGGGAGCCTTTGCATCTGCTTGCATAAGGAGGAACAATGCAACAGGCATTGTTGGAAGTACAACACGTAACAAAGGTGTTTCCCGGTATCAGAGCCTTGGATGATGTACATCTCTCCCTACGAAGGGGTGAAGTGCATGCCCTTATCGGAGAGAACGGAGCAGGAAAGTCCACCTTGGTGAAGATTCTCACCGGAGTCTATATCCCTACCAGTGGAACAATGACTTTTGAGGGGAAAGAAATCTCCTTCAAGAATGCAATCGACGCCCAACAGGCAGGGATTGTTGCCATCCACCAGGAAGCATCCATGTTTCCCGAGCTCAGTGTCACAGAGAATATCTACATGGGACACCACCTCAGGAATCCAAAAACGAAAAAACTCGAATGGAAAACCATGCAAGAGAACACCCAGGGATTGCTCCAGAGGATGCAACTCGATATCAATCCAGATTCCCTGGTCAAGAATCTCAGTGTTGCACAGCGCCACATGGTGGAAATTGTCAAGGCACTCAGCCTTGATGCAGATCTGGTCATCATGGATGAGCCGACCAGTGCACTCACCGGCCGAGAGGTCGATGATTTATTCAGGATAGTCCGTTCCTTGAAGGAAGAGGGCAAGGCCATTCTTTTCATCTCCCATAAGTTTGAAGAGATCTTTGAAATTTGTGATTATTACACGGTTTTCCGTGACGGACAATATATCGGGGAAGGGAAGGTAGCTCAGAGCAACGAAGATACGATCATTAATATGATGATCGGGCGCTCAATAGACCAGATGTACCCCCACCATGAACCAAAGATTGGCAAGAAGGTGCTTGAGGTTAAGCATCTCAGTCAGCTTGGTGCCTTCAAGGACATCTCCTTTGATTTGCATGAAGGGGAGATACTTGGTCTCTTCGGGCTTGTCGGAGCTGGTCGCAGCGAGGTCGTGAGAACTATCTTTGGAATTGACAAGGCCAGTGAGGGTACGATGCATTTGCTCGGGAAACCCTTTATGCCCAAAGGTGCCATTGACAGCATGCGAAAAGGGATTGCCTTGGTGCCTGAAGACCGCCAGAAGCAAGGTTTGGTGTTGAAAATGAGCTTGACCCATAATATCAGCTTACCGGTGTTGACCAATCTTTGCTGGAAAGGTCTGGTGACCAGGAAAAAGACTGAATCTCGTTACGTCCAGGAACATGGTGATCAGATGGAGATAAAATCGGCAGGTTACCATGTCGATGCTGAAACGCTCAGTGGTGGTAACCAGCAGAAGGTCGTCCTTGCCAAGTGGATTGGGACAAATCCGAAGATTCTCATCCTTGATGAACCTACCAAGGGTATTGATGTAGCAACGAAGGCAGCAGTTCACGAATTCGTTTGTGATATGGCGGACAAGGGTGTTGCCGTTATTTTGATTAGTAGTGAGCTTCCTGAAATCTTGGGAATGTCAGACCGGATCGTCGTGATGCATGAAGGGTACCAGACAGCCATTCTTGATGCAGAAGAAGCGACAGCAGAGTCAGTAATGCGGTATGCAATCGCAACTGTACAGATGGAGGCCTCCAATGCCTGACCTATCCTTCTCCTCCTTTGTAAAGAAAGCACTGGCCCGTAGGGAGGCAACCCTTACCTTGTTGTTGGTGGTGCTTCTGGTGCCGATTTCAATCCGCTCTCCGCAGTTTCTCTCTGCGAAGAACATCTCAACCATCCTTAACGACATGGCTATCCTCTCCATTGTCGCCATCGGTGAGTTCTACGTCATTCTCTCAAACGGGATTGACCTCTCGGTTGGTTCCATCATCGCCTTCACAGGAATGGCTACCGGTATGATCAACGAGGCAAATCCTACAGTCAGTCCCTTGCTCCTCTTGCTTGCAGGAATGGGCATTGGAATGGTGATGGGCCTCTTTAATGGGGTGTTGGTTGCCTATGGAAAAATCCCCCCGATCATCACCACATTGGGTACGGTGAATATCTATCGCGGGCTTACCTTTCTCCTCAGTGGAGGTACGTGGGTTACAGCTCATGAGATGAGTAAATCCTACATAGATTTCCCTCGTAACAGTTTCCTCGGAATTTCCAACCTTCTTTGGATTGCAATTATTGTCATTGTTGTTTTCTATTACTTCAGCAGGTATACCCGCACAGGTCGAGAAGTCTATGCGATCGGGGGAAACCCGACGGCAGCAAGGTTTGTAGGAGTGAATGAGAGCAGGGTCAGAGTAGTGGTCTTCCTTATCAGTGGAACGCTCTGTGGCCTTGCAGGGGCTCTGTGGACCGCTCGCTATGCTTCTGCAGTGAATGAGATGGCAACTGGGTTTGAGATGCAGGCAGTGGCGGCCTGTGTACTTGGTGGGGTTAACTTTGCCGGTGGTTCCGGTGGCATTATCGGGGTAGTCTTGGGGACGCTCTTCCTTGGTGTGGTCACCAATGCGTTGCCGGTTATCTACCTTTCAGTTTTCTGGCAAACGTTTGTCCAGGGCTTGATCATTCTCATCGCATTGACGCTTAACACCATCAGCGACCAGCGAAAGACGAAGAAGCTGCTTGCACAGAGGAGAGGCTAGGTATGGCTGAAAAGAGAGATTTGGTAGCAAAATCCCGGCTTATCGATGAAATGTCGCTCAAGAACCGGTTGATTGAATATTTTACCCAGTGGGAAGTTCTGCTCTCCATTATCATTATACTGGTGTTTGTTTTCTTCACCATCAGAACCCCTTACTTCTTGGATTGGTTTAATTTGATGAATGCAACGTTCCAATTCAGTGAGAAGGCTATCATGGCACTTCCGATGATTTTCATCATCATGTGTGGAGATATTGATATCTCGATTGCCTCTATTATTGCTCTTTGTGCATATGCGGTAGGCAATGCTGCACAGGGGGGAGCTTCCATACCTTCGCTGATTTTCATTGCCCTGCTTGTTGGCACCCTCGCTGGGTTGTTCAACGGGGTGATGATCACGGCCCTCGAGATGCCGGCCATCGCGGTCACCCTTGCGACACAGTCGGTATTCAGGGGGATTGCAATTGGTTTGTTGGGAGATCAGGCACGTACTGAATTCCCAGAAAATTTTGGGTTCTTTGGTCAGCAATTCATACCTGGTACCATTATCCCCTTCGAGTTTGTACTCTACTTGGTCTTGGTATTGCTCTTTGCGTTTGTCTTGCATAAGACAACGTATGGAAGAAGATTGTACGCCATCGGAAACAGTGCTGAAGCGGCTCGGTTCTCCGGTATCAAGGTAAAGACCATGAGGATAATCAACTTCACCGTTACCGGATTCTTCTGTGGTCTTACCTCTATACTGTTGGCCAGTCGAATTCTCTCTGTCCGCTCAAACATTGCCACTGGATGGGATTTGGAAATCATTACCCTCGTCGTACTTGGTGGCGTTGCAATTACCGGGGGCAAGGGAAGTGTGTATGGTGTTTTTATTGGTTCCATGTTGGTCGGTTACTTGAAATTCGGCATGGGTTTGTTGAAGTTCAGTGGAACCCTGATGACCATTGTCATTGGATTGCTTCTCATCTCTGCGGTCCTTCTTCCCCGATTGCTTGACATGTACAAGGCAAACAGGAAGCTACGGCTCCAGCAAATGAGTAGAAATTAGGAGGGATCATACCATGAGACAGGCATTTGTCATGCAGTTGAAGAAAGGATTCGAACATGAGTACAAGAAGCGTCATGATGAGATTTGGCCGGAGTTGAAGGCGCTTCTCAAGGAAAGTGGGGTTTCTGACTATACCATTTTCCTTGACCCGGACAGTGGTCTCCTCTTTGCTTTTCAGAAATCTGAGGGAGAATCGGGGAGTCAGGATCTCGGCTCCAACCCCATTGTCCAGAAGTGGTGGGCCTATATGGCTGATATCATGGACACGAACGAAGACAACTCCCCAATTTCGCTTCCCTTGGAAGAAGTCTTTCATATGGATTGACGAATCCCTTTCGAAAACACTTGAAATGTTGGCGATTCTGTAATAGAATCGAAAGCGTAACGAAAGTGATAAGAAAGTAGGAGTGTATCATATGATAGGGCTTTCCCCTCGGGAGAAACACATACTCCAGCTTCTGAAAAGTGGTGAAGAGTATCCTGTATCCAGGCTCAGTGAAGAGCTGGGAGTCTCTGCGGTTACCATTAGGGGAGATTTACGGGATCTGGATTCCAAAGGTCTTGTTATAAGAAGCCACGGCAGGGTCGTGGTTGCATCCGCTCCCCAAGTAGCCTTTCGTGATGATACCAATACTCCAAAAAAAGATCTTATTGCAAAACTTGCTGCCACCTTGGTGAAGGATAATGACTTTATCATGATTACCAATGGGTCCACCTGTTCCTTGATTCCCAGACACCTATTCGGGAAAAGAAATGTACGGGTGGTTACCAATTCAACGCTTATTCTTCCTTATGCACGGGCAAATACCCAGCTCCAGGTCACGCTGGTCGGTGGTGAGTACCGAAGCGAAGCTGAGGCCCTTGTCGGGCCTGCAGCCATTTCCCAGATAGAGAACTACCATGTATCCACAACCTTCTTCGGTACGGATGGATTTACCATGGAACATGGACTTACCACCAGCTTGATTGAAAATGCACAGGTGGTACAACGTATGTGTGCACAAGCCACACGGCGGGTATTGTGCGTTGATTCCTCAAAAGTGGGGAATCGTGGATTTGTGCGGATCATGCCGGTAACAGAAATAGATACCATTGTCACAGACAGTGGTTTTCCTGCAGACCTGATCACCCAGCTCGAGGAGCAGGGCGTTGAGGTCCTTATTGCAAAGTAGAGGAGTAAACACATGGCACAACAAGTTGTGATGCCCAAACAGGGAAACTCAGTGGAATCCTGCATTATTGTGGAATGGAATGTCAAAGTAGGTGACAAGGTTGCTGTAGGGGATGTCCTATGCTCAGCAGAAACCGATAAGTCAACCATTGATGTTGAATCGACCGCTGAAGGTTTCGTACTGGCCATACTGTATGAGGAAGGGGATGATGTTCCCGTAATGGTTCCCATCGTCATGGTCGGAGAGAAAGGTGAGAAGGTCGAGCTTCCCAAGACAGAAACCAATAGAGAAGAAACAAAGGAAGAAAAACAGGAAACAGCATCAGCTGAGGACACACAACCTGAAAAAGCTACTCCTCCCGCTACAGCAGACAAGGCTCAGGGATCCAGCCCCAGAGCACGCAATCTGGCTTCCTCTATGGGAGTTTCCCTCTCTTCGTTGCAACCCTCCGGCCCTAAAGGCCGTATCATTGAGCGTGATGTAGCTTCAGTGGCTGGCGAGCCTCTCAGTCCGGTTGCAAGACAGCAGGCTCTTGAACAGGGAGTCCAGGCTCCAGGACGTGGTAGTGGCATGGGAGGAAGAGTCCTCTCTTCCGACCTACAGGTGAAACCTGCGATTGCTACCCCATCGCGCATGGGAGAAGTCTCTGAAGAGATTCAGGAGATACCTGTGAAGGGAGTGAGAAAGGTAACTGCCAGGAGGATGATGGAATCCATTCACTCCACATGCCAGCTTACCCTTCATGCCCAGGCTGATGCACGTGCCCTGAAACGTCTGAGAGCAGGATTCAAGAGTGCAAAGAGTGAGCTCGGTTTGAACAAGGTTACGATCAATGATTTGATCCTCTTTGCAGTCAGCAGAACCTTGTTGGAATTCCCCGCATTCAATGCACACTTCCTTGGGGATAAGATGCTGCGCTTTAGTCATGTGCATCTTGGCGTCGCTACCGACACACCGAAGGGCCTTCTGGTCCCTGTGGTGCGCAACAGTGACATACTCAGCCTCCGCCAGCTCTCTGAAGAGACCAAGGCCCTGATTGATAAGTGCAAGGAAGGAACTGCCCAACCTGACGAACTCAGTGGTTCAACCTTCACGGTAAGTAATGTAGGAGCCTTCGGTATTGATGCGTTCACCCCGGTACTCAACGTGCCTGAGGTTGCAATCCTTGGGGTTGGCGGCATCTCCCTGACGCCGGTAGAGGATGAGGATGGGGATATTGTCTTTATTGAAAAGATTGGACTCTCGCTGACAATGGATCATCAGGCAGTCGATGGTGCAGATGCTGCACGCTTCCTCAAGGCATTGATGGACAACATTGCCTCCATCGATCTCTTGTTGGCACTGTAGGGAGGATACATGAGTACCTATGATTTAATTGTAGTTGGCAGCGGTCCTGGTGGATATGTTGCCGCAGAAAGAGCAGGGGCACTTGGCAAGAAGGTCCTGCTTATAGAGCGAGGGCACCTTGGAGGAGTCTGTACAAACTGGGGGTGTATCCCCACCAAGAGCCTGCTGAACAGTGCCAAACTCTACCATCATGCACTCGATGGTGCAAAACATGGCGTTGAGGCTGCCTCGGTGACATTCAGCCTTCCCAACGCAATGACCTGGAAGAATGATACGGTGGGGACACTCAGGAGTGGCATAGAGTTCCTGATGAAATCGAACAAGGTGGAAACAGTTTTGGGTGAAGCTGAATTCATTGACCCTCATCATGTGAAAGTAGGTGATACCATCTACGAAGGTTCTTACCTGATGGTCGCTACCGGTTCTTCCGCTTTTGTTCCACCTATCCCTGGAGCAAAATTGGAACATGTGCTTACCAGTAATGAAATTCTGGATCTCGAGGAAGTACCCAAATCGCTGGTTGTCATCGGTGGTGGGGTTATAGGGATTGAATTTGCTTCGTTCTTTTCCATGATCGGGACCAAGGTCACCGTCATAGAGATGATGGATGAGATTCTTCCCATGATGGATGGCGAGTTCGCCAAGCTGATGAGACGTGAGCTCAAGGAAGTGGACTTCCGCCTTGGTTGCAAGGTAGAGGAAATTTCCAAGGAAGCGGTGTTTTATACCGATGCCAAAGGAAATAAACAATCCA is from uncultured Sphaerochaeta sp. and encodes:
- the rhaM gene encoding L-rhamnose mutarotase, whose translation is MRQAFVMQLKKGFEHEYKKRHDEIWPELKALLKESGVSDYTIFLDPDSGLLFAFQKSEGESGSQDLGSNPIVQKWWAYMADIMDTNEDNSPISLPLEEVFHMD
- a CDS encoding ABC transporter permease, which codes for MPDLSFSSFVKKALARREATLTLLLVVLLVPISIRSPQFLSAKNISTILNDMAILSIVAIGEFYVILSNGIDLSVGSIIAFTGMATGMINEANPTVSPLLLLLAGMGIGMVMGLFNGVLVAYGKIPPIITTLGTVNIYRGLTFLLSGGTWVTAHEMSKSYIDFPRNSFLGISNLLWIAIIVIVVFYYFSRYTRTGREVYAIGGNPTAARFVGVNESRVRVVVFLISGTLCGLAGALWTARYASAVNEMATGFEMQAVAACVLGGVNFAGGSGGIIGVVLGTLFLGVVTNALPVIYLSVFWQTFVQGLIILIALTLNTISDQRKTKKLLAQRRG
- the lpdA gene encoding dihydrolipoyl dehydrogenase — encoded protein: MSTYDLIVVGSGPGGYVAAERAGALGKKVLLIERGHLGGVCTNWGCIPTKSLLNSAKLYHHALDGAKHGVEAASVTFSLPNAMTWKNDTVGTLRSGIEFLMKSNKVETVLGEAEFIDPHHVKVGDTIYEGSYLMVATGSSAFVPPIPGAKLEHVLTSNEILDLEEVPKSLVVIGGGVIGIEFASFFSMIGTKVTVIEMMDEILPMMDGEFAKLMRRELKEVDFRLGCKVEEISKEAVFYTDAKGNKQSTEAALVLMSVGRRPNTQGLEKLGVDIDRQGVVVNDRLQTNVANIWAIGDVNGRSLLAHSASRMAEVAISNIFGSKEMRMRYNAIPWAVYANPEAAGCGITEKEAKEKGIPVKSQTVQMRANGRFLAEQGKRASGLVKVICHQESGAILGVHLLGPYSSEIIWGASALIEAELRVQDVKEIVFPHPSVSELIKDACFALDHSL
- a CDS encoding sugar ABC transporter ATP-binding protein — translated: MQQALLEVQHVTKVFPGIRALDDVHLSLRRGEVHALIGENGAGKSTLVKILTGVYIPTSGTMTFEGKEISFKNAIDAQQAGIVAIHQEASMFPELSVTENIYMGHHLRNPKTKKLEWKTMQENTQGLLQRMQLDINPDSLVKNLSVAQRHMVEIVKALSLDADLVIMDEPTSALTGREVDDLFRIVRSLKEEGKAILFISHKFEEIFEICDYYTVFRDGQYIGEGKVAQSNEDTIINMMIGRSIDQMYPHHEPKIGKKVLEVKHLSQLGAFKDISFDLHEGEILGLFGLVGAGRSEVVRTIFGIDKASEGTMHLLGKPFMPKGAIDSMRKGIALVPEDRQKQGLVLKMSLTHNISLPVLTNLCWKGLVTRKKTESRYVQEHGDQMEIKSAGYHVDAETLSGGNQQKVVLAKWIGTNPKILILDEPTKGIDVATKAAVHEFVCDMADKGVAVILISSELPEILGMSDRIVVMHEGYQTAILDAEEATAESVMRYAIATVQMEASNA
- a CDS encoding DeoR/GlpR family DNA-binding transcription regulator, translating into MIGLSPREKHILQLLKSGEEYPVSRLSEELGVSAVTIRGDLRDLDSKGLVIRSHGRVVVASAPQVAFRDDTNTPKKDLIAKLAATLVKDNDFIMITNGSTCSLIPRHLFGKRNVRVVTNSTLILPYARANTQLQVTLVGGEYRSEAEALVGPAAISQIENYHVSTTFFGTDGFTMEHGLTTSLIENAQVVQRMCAQATRRVLCVDSSKVGNRGFVRIMPVTEIDTIVTDSGFPADLITQLEEQGVEVLIAK
- a CDS encoding dihydrolipoamide acetyltransferase family protein; translation: MAQQVVMPKQGNSVESCIIVEWNVKVGDKVAVGDVLCSAETDKSTIDVESTAEGFVLAILYEEGDDVPVMVPIVMVGEKGEKVELPKTETNREETKEEKQETASAEDTQPEKATPPATADKAQGSSPRARNLASSMGVSLSSLQPSGPKGRIIERDVASVAGEPLSPVARQQALEQGVQAPGRGSGMGGRVLSSDLQVKPAIATPSRMGEVSEEIQEIPVKGVRKVTARRMMESIHSTCQLTLHAQADARALKRLRAGFKSAKSELGLNKVTINDLILFAVSRTLLEFPAFNAHFLGDKMLRFSHVHLGVATDTPKGLLVPVVRNSDILSLRQLSEETKALIDKCKEGTAQPDELSGSTFTVSNVGAFGIDAFTPVLNVPEVAILGVGGISLTPVEDEDGDIVFIEKIGLSLTMDHQAVDGADAARFLKALMDNIASIDLLLAL
- a CDS encoding ABC transporter permease, giving the protein MAEKRDLVAKSRLIDEMSLKNRLIEYFTQWEVLLSIIIILVFVFFTIRTPYFLDWFNLMNATFQFSEKAIMALPMIFIIMCGDIDISIASIIALCAYAVGNAAQGGASIPSLIFIALLVGTLAGLFNGVMITALEMPAIAVTLATQSVFRGIAIGLLGDQARTEFPENFGFFGQQFIPGTIIPFEFVLYLVLVLLFAFVLHKTTYGRRLYAIGNSAEAARFSGIKVKTMRIINFTVTGFFCGLTSILLASRILSVRSNIATGWDLEIITLVVLGGVAITGGKGSVYGVFIGSMLVGYLKFGMGLLKFSGTLMTIVIGLLLISAVLLPRLLDMYKANRKLRLQQMSRN
- the rhaS gene encoding rhamnose ABC transporter substrate-binding protein, translated to MKKTLLFVLIMTMALGAMFAQGTKEAAPAGEKEIVILGKSMGNGFFDAVFKGSEEAAAELGGIKTTYMAPPQATAEGQIEIIETLIAQRVDGIAISANDADALIPVAKKAMAAGIKVISYDSGINPGGRIVDLLPSNPELIGRQQIQLAAELTDYKGDVAVLSASAQATNQNLWIEWMKEEIKEADYSNMKLVEVVYGDDAPDKSYREAVSLMQKYPNLKAIICPTTVGLLATAQAVKDAGKSGVVEVTGLGLPSEMKGYILDGTCRQMALWNPIDLGYSSTYILNGLIEGTIDGATGEEIPAGRMGSIKVEENGIAFMSTPYVFNKDNIEKFAEIY
- a CDS encoding bile acid:sodium symporter; translated protein: MASLQDINKRFNAVMPFVTPIGVVLGLLLGHRLDSYRFLGTYFFAFITFVGALGVSYRQFAQIAHRMTSVLLVLFIAHIVLPVFIALFGRVIFPTQPDIVTGFVLLSSIPIAVTAFIWSTIYGGDAALALSLIVLDTLLSPILTPLTIRLLSDTTVAIDQAGIMTSLLVMIVLPSLVGMLVTQTMPKVAKEAVLYLSPVTKVLLIAVVIIHVGALSGSLSFFWIYIPLILMNLFVIALGFLLVYVLARYVLKVDRPSLVSMTFTGGMRNISAALVLATTFFPPLAALPVILGILFQQTFVGLLGGDAVCKQE